Sequence from the Sphingomonas koreensis genome:
TCGCCTCGATCGCCGCGCTCCGCCGCAGGATGCGGGCCATCGGGTCGATCACCACATGCGCGCTCGCGGGCACACGGATCGTCTCGCTGCCGCCCGCCATCGCCAGCTTGCGCGTCTCGCCATTCACCGCGATCTCGACCGGGAGCGGGAAGGGGGCCGTACGCGGCGTCTTCCACTGCAAATTGAGCGTGTCGCCGGTGCGCGTCTCGATCAGCTCGGGCAGCGCTGCCTCGCGCAGATAGATGTCGAAGAACCAGGTAAGGTCGCGCCCGCCCGCTGCGTTCATCAGCTGCTCGAACTCGGGCGTCGAGGTGAAGCGCGGCTTGAAATTGCCCGGCTTCGGGTCGGGCCGGCCATAAACCAGCCGACGGGTTGCGTCGAAGAACGGCTTGTCGCCGATCAGGTAGCGCAGCGTGTGCAGCACCCACGCGCCCTTGTAGTAGATGTCCTGGCCGGGGCCGCCCCGTTCGGCCTGATAGACGTCGTCCGATGTACGGACCTTGCCCGACACCAGCGGCTTGCCGTTGAGGACGAACTTGCGCTGGTGCGCCATCATCGCGGCATAGCGGGCCTCGCCCTCGCGCCACTGGCCGTAGAGCGGCTGCATGTACTGGCCATAGCCTTCGTGCAGCCAGAAATCGTCCCAATTGGCCGCGGTCATCTGGTTGCCGAACCATTCGTGCGCCAGCTCGTGCTGGAACAGCCAGTCGAACCCGGTCTCGTCCTTCTTATAGTCGTTGCCATAGGCGTTGGCCGTCTGGTGCTCCATGCCCATGTGCGGCGTCTCGACCACGCCCAGCTTCTCGTCGGCGAAGGGGAAGGGGCCGATCACGCTCTCGAAGAAATCGAGCGTCGGCGCGAATTCGGCGAACAGGCCCCGCGCCTGGCGCTCCTTGCCGGTCAGGTGCCACAGATGCAGCGGCACCTTGTTGCCGAACTTGCTGTCGTACGCCCCCTTGATCTCGCCATAGGGGCCGATGTTGATCGCGACGAGATAGGGGTTGATGTTCTTCGCGACCCACCGCCACTCTCCCACGCCGCGGACTGGAGGTGAGACGGACTCCAGCTTGCCGTTGGCGATCGCCTTTGTGCCGGAGGGAGCGGTGATCCTGAGGCGGATCTCCGGTACTTCGCCGGCCGGGAAGTCGAGACACGGCCAGAACAGGTCGCAGCCATAGCCTTGCGCGGTGGTTGCGATCCACGGCTTGCCCTGCCAGCTCGACCAGACGATGCCGTCGTCCCAGGGTGCGTTGACCGCTTCGTGCGGGCGCCCGGCATAGCGGATCCTGGCGACGATCCTGCCGCCCGCCGCGACCGGCCTTGGCAGATCGATCACCAGCCGCCCGTCGGGGTTGCGCCAGCTTCCGGTCTTCAGGGCTGCACCGTCTATAATGATCTCTGAAACTTCGAAATTCTTGTCGAGGTCGATCAGCAGGCGGGTCTGTGCGATGCGTGTCGAGAGTGTCAGTTGCGCGAGCCCGGAAAGGAATCGCCGTTCGGGGTCGATCCGAACATCGAGTTCGACATGTTCTATCTTGAGTGCCGCACGCTCCGGCTCGATCTCGCCGCCCGAACGCATCGTCACCGGCGTGATCGGCGGTTCGCCCTTCTGGGCAAGTGCCGGGGAACACAGGAGAATCAGTCCGGCAGTCAACAGCTGATTGATGCCACGCCCCCGCACCCCATATAGTCCTTCGAATCCGCTCCGTGCGGCGGACCCTGGAGTACACATGAAGTCCACCTATCCCGTCCTTCCGCTTCGCGACATCGTCGTGTTTCCGCACATGATCGTGCCGTTGTTCGTCGGCCGCGACAAGTCGGTCGCCGCGCTCGAAGCGGCGATGAACGACGACAAGGAAATCTTCCTCGTCGCCCAGCTCGACCCTGCCAATGACGATCCCGGCCGCGACGACCTCTACGAGATCGGCGTCTCGGCGGAGGTCATGCAGCTGCTCAAGCTGCCCGATGGCACGGTACGCGTGCTGGTGGCGGGCAAGGAGCGCGGCAAGCTCGAGGGGATGGAGGAGACCGGCGGTTTCCTCACCGCGACCGTTTCGCCGGTCGATGAGAAGACCGTCGAAGGGAACGAGATCCAGGCGCTGATGCGCTCGGCGGTCGATCAGTTCGAGAATTACGCCAAGCTCAACCGCAAGCTGCCCGCCGAAACCGCGGTCCAGCTCGGCGAGATCGAAGAGGCTTCGCGCCTCGCCGACGCGATCGCCGGGAATATTGCGGTCAAGGTCGCGGACAAGCAGTCGCTGCTGGTCGAGACCGACCCGCAGAAGCGGCTCGAAATGGTGTTCGCCTTCATGGAGGGCGAGCTCGGCGTGCTCCAGGTCGAGAAGAAGATCCGTTCGCGCGTGAAGCGCCAGATGGAGAAGACCCAGCGCGAATATTACCTCAACGAGCAGCTGAAGGCGATCCAGCGCGAGCTGGGTAACGAAGGCGAGGAAGGCGAAGGCGACGAGATCGCCGAACTGACCCAGAAGATCGCCACGCTCAAGCTCAGCAAGGAAGCGCGCGCCAAGGCGCAGGGCGAGCTCAAGAAGCTCAAGACCATGGCGCCGATGAGCGCCGAGGCGACCGTCGTGCGCAACTATCTCGACGTGCTGCTCGGCCTGCCCTGGGGCAAGAAGTCGAAGCTCAAGAAGGATCTGGTCGAGGCCGAAGCGGTGCTCGACGCGGACCACTATGGCCTTGAAAAGGTCAAGGACCGCATCGTCGAGTATCTCGCGGTGCAGGCGCGCACCAACAAATTGAAGGGCCCGATCCTGTGCCTCGTCGGTCCTCCCGGCGTCGGCAAGACCTCGCTCGGCAAGTCGATCGCCAAGGCGACCGGGCGCGAGTTCATCCGCCAGTCGCTGGGCGGCGTACGAGACGAGGCCGAGATCCGCGGCCACCGCCGCACCTATATCGGCTCGCTGCCGGGCAAGGTCGTGTCGAACCTGAAAAAGGCCGGCACCAGCAACCCGTTGTTCCTGCTCGACGAGATCGACAAGCTCGGCCAGGATTTCCGCGGCGACCCCGCCTCGGCGCTGCTCGAGGTGCTCGACCCCGAACAGAACAGCAAATTCAACGACCACTATCTGGAAATTGACGTCGATCTTTCGGACGTGATGTTCGTTACGACCGCCAACTCCTTGAATTTGCCGCAGCCTTTGCTCGATCGAATGGAGATCATCCGGCTCGAAGGCTATACCGAGGACGAGAAGGTCGAGATTGCCAGGCGTCACCTGATCGAAAAGCAGATCGAGGCGCATGGCCTCAAGGAAGGCGAGTTCACCCTCACCGACGAGGGGCTGCGCGCGCTGATCCAGAAATACACGCGCGAGGCGGGCGTCCGTACCCTGGAGCGTGAGATCGCCAAGCTCGCCCGCAAGGCGCTGCGCAAGATTCTGGAGGGCAAGGCGGAGAGCGTGACGATCACGCCCGACAATCTCTCCGAGTTCGCCGGCGTGCAGAAGTACCGCCACGGCCTGGGCGAGGACGAGAACCAGATCGGTGCCGTCACTGGCCTTGCCTGGACCGAGGTGGGCGGCGAGCTGCTGACGATCGAAAGCGTGACGGTGCCCGGCAAGGGCGCGATCAAGACCACCGGCAAGCTCGGCGACGTGATGAAGGAATCGGTCGAGGCCGCGTTCAGCTTCATCAAGGCGCGCAGCCCGGCCTATGGCATCAAGCCGAGCATCTTCGCGCGCAAGGATATCCATATCCATCTGCCCGAAGGCGCGGTGCCGAAGGATGGCCCGTCGGCCGGCATCGGCATCGTCACCGCGATCGTCTCGACCCTCACTGGCGTGCCGGTGCGCAAGGATGTCGCGATGACCGGCGAGGTTACGCTGCGCGGCCGCGTGTTGCCGATCGGCGGCCTGAAGGAGAAGCTGCTGGCAGCGCTTCGCGGGGGCATCACCACCGTGCTGATCCCGCAGGAGAATGAGAAGGACCTCGCCGAGATCCCCGCAAACATCCGCGAGGGTCTGACGATCGTTCCGGTGAGCCATGTCGATGCGGTGCTCAAGCTCGCGCTGACCGAGCCGCTGGCCGCGATAGACTGGACCGAAGCGGATGAGCTGGCCGCGCAACCGCCGGTCTCCACTTCGGGTAGCGAGCCGCTTCGGCACTAGGTTGAGATCGCGTAAGGGCAGATTCTCGCGTCGTTTCGGCGCTTTGGCGCGCTTTCCGCTTTACAGCGGGGGCGGGAGCCTGTTTTCTGCCCCACCGGCGTTCCGGCGCCGTTGAGTCTTCTCATCACATAGCCACAGAAGAGCAGGGGTTCTAAGGGCATGAACAAGCAGGAACTGATCGCGACGGTCGCTGACACCGCGGGGCTCAGCAAGGGCGATGCGAGCAAGGCCGTGGAAGCGGTCTTCGACGCGGTCACCACCGCACTCAAGAAGGGCGATGAAGTTCGTCTCGTCGGCTTCGGCACGTTTTCGGTTTCGAAGCGCAAGGCGTCGACCGGCCGTAACCCGCGCACCGGCGAGCCGATGCCGATCAAGGCTTCGTCGCAGCCCAAGTTCAAGGCCGGCAAGGGCCTGAAGGACGCGGTCAACTGATCTTCGGTTGCTGATTTCGGGGCGGACGGGGCTGGACAAGCCTGCTTCGTCACCCTAGAGGCACCGCTCCCCGCTCGGATCACCAGTTCGGCGGGGCGCTCCGGTTCGCCGGGGCTGCCCTGATAAAGCCAGGAGCAAACAGGGTATCGGGCGCGTAGCTCAGTGGTAGAGCACTGTGTTCACACCGCAGGGGTCGCAAGTTCAATCCTTGCCGCGCCCACCACCCCAAAGACCCGCCGGGCCCAGCCTGGCGGGTTTTTTCTTGTCCGCCGCTCCGGACCGTCATCGATATCCCTGCAGAGCGCAGTTTCACATACCTGAAACAAACGTCATCAAAGCGTAACACCAGAGTCTCCGAAGTTTCTCTGAAATCCCATCCGCGCGTCATGCGGGCCCCCTAGCGCGACCGGCGTGGTCGGCAGGGGGATGTTCCGAGTCGATCCGGGGCGCACGCCCGAATCTGACAAGAACCGGGATCCCCGGAACGGAGAATTTCATGGCCGACTTCAAGCGTTTGAGCCTCATCCTGATGACGAGCGTCGCGGGCGCCACCTTGGCCGCTTGTGATGGCGCGTCGAGCGTTGCCTCGCCTGGCCCGGGCACGATCGTCGTTCCGCCGGGCGGCGGCACCCCGACGCCGACCCCGCCGACGCCGACCCCGCCGACGCCGACCCCGTCGCCCCTCGCATCGTTCGTTGAAACCGCACGGAACGGCGTCACCGTCACCCGTGACGAGCAGCTCGCGATCTTCAACGCGGGTACCAACAATAACAACAACGTCGTCAACGGCGCCAATCCGCTGAACGGTTTGGTTGCGCAGAATGCGGCGTCGAGCGTGACACCGTTCAATGCCTCGACGCTCAACTCGTTCTTCGTGAACACCAGCTTCATCGGCGCGCTCGGCGGTGCGGGCGACACGGCGTTCCAGAACTGGACCTGCAACTCGACAACCGCCAATTTCGGCGCGTCGCCAGCTCCTGCGGCCAGCACCTGCCTGTCCTCGCTGTCGCGCTCGGCCGCCGCGCCCGCCGCGAGCGCGTGCCCAGCAGGCACGACCGATGCCGGCACCGCCAATAACTATCGCCTGTGCCGTCTGCCGACGCTCATCTCGGGCACCGTCACGCTCAACCGGATCGACGGCGTCGCCTACCAGATCCGCAGCCGCGTGGACGTTGGCGTTGATGTCGGCATTTCGGGCTCGGCGCCCGGCGGTGCCGCGGCAACCCTGAACATTGGCGCCGGTGCGCTCTTCGTTTCGGATAATGTCGATACTGCCAACGACTTCCTGGTTGTCAATCGGGGGTCGAAGCTCAATGCAATCGGCACGGCCAGCTCGCCGATCATCTTCACTTCGGGCCAGAACCTGAATCCGGCAATCATGTCGGAAGCCAGCCAGGGCCAATGGGGCGGCATCATCCTCGCCGGACGTGCGCCGATTTCCAACTGCTCCAGCGGTTCGAACAATGCCGACGGGACCAGCGCAACCTGCGAAGCGACCGTTGAAGGCACAGGCAACGCGCTCTATGGCGGCAACGTTCATGCCGACAGCAGCGGCACCGTCCAATATGTTCAGATCCGTTACTCGGGCACGGAAATCACACCGAACAACGAGCTTCAGGGCTTGACGCTCGGCGGCACCGGTTCGGGCACCGTGATCGACCATGTCCAGGTTCACAACAGCTCGGACGACGGCATCGAGGTCTTCGGCGGCACCACCAACATGAAGTATCTCGCGATCACCGGCGCGGATGACGATGGTCTCGACACCGACATGGGCTGGCGCGGCTTCATCCAGTTCGCGATCGTCGTTCAGAAGGCAAGCGGTGCGACCAACGACGCCTTCTCAATGGAAATCGACTCGAACGACAACGAGGACGCGCTGCCCCGCCAGTTCGGCCGGATCGCCAACTTCACCTTCATCCACACGGCGAGCGCGACGCCGGCGGCGATCCGCCTGCGCGGCGGTGCCGACTTCACCTTCGTCAACGGCATCGTGAAGGCGGTTGGGCCCTGCCTCAACATCATGGCTGGTGCCACCACCGCGGGCGGCAAGACGACGATCCGTCCGGCAGATCCCGCACTGCAGGAGGAAGGCCCGCCGAAGTTCAACTCGGTCTACTTCGCCTGCAACGGCGCCTGATCCGCGCCCCAAGCACTCGACGGACACGTGCCGGGGCGGCGGTTCAACCGCTGTCCCGGCACAAGTCCAACAAGACAGACCTCAAGACTTCGGATCCCGCGACCATGACCAAGCGTCTCGCATTTGGAACCCTGCTCCTCGTCTCGACCCAGCTGGTGTCGCCGGCGGCGCTGGCACAGGACGCCACTACCCCGCCCGCAGCTCCCGCGCAGACCCAGCCGGAGGCTCAGGCCGAACCCCAGGCGGAAGAGACCGTTGATGTCTCGGCTCCGGGCTTCGATGCCGATGCCGGCCAGGAAATCGTCGTCACAGGCCGCAACATCCCCAACGTCATTCGCGCGACGCCGCAGGTGGTGTCGGTCCTGTCGGCCGAGGACATCGCCCGCACGGGTGAAGGCGACATCGCCGGCGCGCTGACCCGAGTCACTGGCCTCAGCGTCGTCGGCAACGGCTTCGTCTTCGTCCGCGGCCTGGGCGATCGCTATTCCTCGTCGATGCTCAACGGCTCGCCGCTGCCTTCGCCGGAGCCTCTCAAGCGCACCGTTCCGCTCGACATCTTCCCGACGACGATCGTCGGATCGGCGCTGGTCCAGAAGACCTATTCGGTGAACTATCCGGGCGAATTCGGCGGCGGCGTGATCAACCTCACCACTCGCGCCGTGCCCGAGGAGAGCTTCATCCAGTTCGGCGGATCGGTTGCGTTCGACACCGTCAGCACCAGCGAGCTGGGTTATGTCTATGACGGCGGCCGCCTCGATACGCTGGGCTACGACACTGGCGAGCGCGACGTCCCCGACTTCATCCGCTCCGGCGGGCTCACCACGCCGGTCTTCACATCGGCACAGACCGCTTCGCTCACCAACGCCCAGACCACCCTGGTCGAGGCCAATTATCACATCCCGCCGAACTGGAACGGCGATGTGAATTTCGGCCATTCGGTCGATGTCGGTTCGGTCCGCCTCGGCGTGATCGCTTCTGCAAGCGTCAGCAACACCTTCCGCACGCGTGACGCCATTCAGCAGGACACGACCGACACCAATGGCGCACTGCGCAGCGATTTCCGCAGCGTCTTGACCGACAACCGCGCGGTGGTGAACGGTCTGCTCGGCTTCGGCGCCGAGTTCGGCGAGCACAAGCTGCGCTGGACCAACGTCTATATCCACGACACGCTGAAGCAGGCGCGGATGAGCGCTGCTACGGTCTATCCGAACAGCAGCGGCGATCTGGTGCTTCAGCAAAACACCAACTGGTTCGAACGCCAGCTGATCAACACGCAGATCGCGGGCGAGTTCAAGTTCGACGATTTCAAGATCGACCTGCGCGGCAGCTACGCCAACACCGAGCGCAACGCGCCATATGAGCGCTATTTCAGCTACCGCTTCGACAAGACCGCAGCAGGTGGGCAGGGCGCCTGGGTCAACAGCCTCAACCGTCTTGGCGAAGGCGCGACGATCGCATTCAGCGAATTGAGCGAGGATCTGTGGAGCGGCCAGGCCGACATCGCCTACAAGCTTCCCACGGCGCGCCCGATCACCGTCTCGGCAGGCTATTTCTACAGCGACACGCAGCGCGAATCGTTCCGCTACGACTTCCGTTACCGCACGTATCTCGGCGGCGGCATCGACACGCCGTGGAGCTATCTGCGTCCCGATCTACTCCTGTCCTACGACTCGATCATGGGCGCCTGCGCCAATCCGGCAGGCGATGGCTGCATCCGGTTGGTGAACCTCTCCGGCGCCGAAGGCGCTGCAGCCTATCAGGCCAACCTGCGTATCCATGCCGGTTATCTACAAGCCGAAGGCGAGATCGCCGATGGCCTGCGCGCCACGGTCGGCGTCCGCTACGAGGACGCCGAGGAGAAGGTGACCACAAGTTCGGCGCAGTTCGCGGGTACGACGCTGGCGAACAGCTATTGGCTGCCTGCGGCGACGGTAACGTGGAACTTCGCGCCCGACATGCAGCTCCGCCTGCACGGGTCGAAGACGATCGCCCGCCCGCAGTTCCGCGAGCTGGCGCCGCAGGTCTATCGCGATTTCGAATCCGACCGCCTGTTCTTCGGCAACCCGCAGCTGCGTGACTCCGAACTCAAGAATTTCGAAGCGCGCTACGAGTGGTTCATGCCCAAGGGGCAGCGGATCACGGTCGCGGGCTTCTACAAGGACATCAAGAACCCGACCGAACAGGTCGCATTCTTCCCGACCAACGAATCGCCGCTCCAGACCGGCTTCTCCTATGCGCCTTCGGCGAAGCTCTATGGCGCCGAGTTCGAGGCGGTGAAGTACATTCCACTCGACACATTGGGCGAGGGTTTCTTTGCGACCCGCCGTCTGATGCTGTCGCTCAACTACACCTATACCCAGTCCGAGATTAAGGCGGACGACACGCTGGTGCCGAGCCCGATTCAAAGCGGTAGCGGCGTCGCGAGGATGCTGCCCGCCAACCTGATCTTCCGCGACGGCGCGCCATTGACCGGCCAGTCGGACCACCTCGTCAACTTCCAGTTCGGGATCGAGGATACCGAATCGCTCTCGCAGCTGACCCTGCTGCTCAACTATGCGAGCGAGCGTGTGACCAATCGCGGCCCGAACCTGCTGCCCGACATCATCGAAAAGCCGGGCTTCCGCCTCGATGTGGTCGCGCGCCAGGGCTTCAAGGTGATGGGCGGCGAGTTCGAGGTTAAGTTCGAGGGCCGCAACCTCACCGGCACCAAGTACAACGAATATCAGGATTTCGGCGACAACGGTCTGGTTTACATCAACCGCTATCGTCTGGGCCGCGTCTTCAGCATCGGTGCCAGCGCGAAGTTCTGATGCGAGATTCTGACCGGCTACCCCGCCGGTCAGGACAAAAGGGGGAAAGCCCCGGCCGCTCCCCTATGCGGCCGGGGCTTTTTCATGCCCCGGGGCCATCCTATCCCCAGGGGCGTTCGCGAAACCATTTGGTGATGACGTACTTCAGACCCGCGCGAACCTTCATCGCATGGTGCAGCGTGGTGGGGTTGGGGGTGCCGTCGGGGCGCAGGTTGCTCCACGCGAGCAGCTTGCCGGTCTCGGGCTGGATGATCTTGTCGATTGCCTTGAACCGCGTCGCGCCGCCCGCCTCGACGTCGTTGAGGTAGATCATCACGGTCCAGGTGCGTTGCCCCGCGACCGAGCAGAATTTCTCGAAGTCGACACCGGTCGGTTCGAAATAGTCGGTATGCGCCTTGAACTCCTGGCCAACCTCGTAGCGCTGCCCCTGCAGCGGCTCGCCATGCGCGGGATCGAGCCCGGTGAATGCGGTGACCAGCCGATTCACCTCCTCCGTCTCGGCAAGATCGGCTGACAGGTCGCAGGTCTCGCTCGTCCGGAACGCCGCGTCGCCATTATAGTCGGAGACGGTCGATGGGCGCCGGTTCGTGTCGATCAGTGCGATCAGCCGTGCGCACAATTCGGGCTCGAGGAAGTTCTTGCGCACGAACAGCGTCAGCTTGGGGCTCGGCACTTTCTGGATGCCCGGCTGCGCCGAAAGCCGCTCGATAACCGGTTCGATGGGATAGCCTGAGGATGCGATCATGCCGGCTAGATGCCAGAAGGGCGGGCGCCCTGCCAGCGGCAGATATAGTCTCCAAACTGTCATTAAAACGCAGTGGATTTGTCATCTGAACGCCATAGCTGCGACACATGACAGCGGTTCCCGCACTCGAAGATCTGATTGGCGCGGCCGCCCGTGGTGGCGCGACCGCATTGCACCTGCTTCTGGACGGTGGCTCGGTGGCGGCGATGGTGCGGCAAGGGCGGGCGCTCGCGCCGCTTCGCCGGTTTACCGCGCCGCCTCCCTGGCTCGATCGCGCGCAGGCGCACCCCGGCGCCACGCATATGGACGACCGGATCGTCATCCGGATCGATTCGCACGCGGTTGTGTCCGACTCGCTTGGTGCTGCTGGAATCCCCGGCGCAATGCGCAAGCGGCTCCACGCGGCGCTCGCGCTGCCCGGCGGGGTCGTGGTTGTGGTCGGTCCGTCCGCGAGCCGCCGGACGCTTGCTGAGGCGCTGGCCGAACCGGCGAGCTACGCTCCATGGATCCCGGGCGGGCGGGAATCGCTCGAAGCCGCCGCGCGAATGGACTGCGACTCGATCCTGATCGATGGCCCGCTCGATCGGACCGCCGCGGCACTGGCCTTCGACCTGGCGCGTGCAGGACAGCGAATCGTCATCGCGATGGACGGCATCGGTGCGGTGGCGGCGATCGATCGGATTCGTGCGCTGAAGATCGAGCGCCATCTGCTCGGCGCTGCGCTCCGGGCCGCGGTTGCCGTGCATGCGGCACCCCGGCTTTGCCCGGATTGCCGCCTGCCGGTTCAGGCGCGGCCGTCCGAATCGGCGCTGCTCGGCATCGATCCCGGTACCGTGATCTATCGCGCGGCGGGGTGCGGCAGTTGCGACGGGACCGGCTATTCCGGCGCTGCGCTGGTGTACGAAGCGGTGACGGTCGATGGCCAGATCCACGGCCTGCTCGCCAAAGGCGCCGACAGCGCCTTGCTCAGTCGGCAGGCTTTCCTCTCCGCCCCGACGCTTGCGGCATCGGCGCGTACGCTCGCGCGGGAGGGCACGATCACCGCCGACGAGGCGATTCGCATCACCCGAGCAAGCGCCGGAGGCCCGGCCGCGGGCGGAAACCACCCGCATATTCTCGATTCCGCAGCCAATAAGCGGGGATTGGCTTGACGGTTGGCCCAAGGTGCCGCTAAGCGCGCCGCTCCACGGCGATCGTAGTTCAATTGGTTAGAGCACCGGCTTGTGATGCCGGGGGTTGCGGGTTCAAGTCCCGTCGATCGCCCCATTTCTCTCCAGGTTATACCGCACCCTCAATTTGGGGCTG
This genomic interval carries:
- a CDS encoding prolyl hydroxylase family protein translates to MIASSGYPIEPVIERLSAQPGIQKVPSPKLTLFVRKNFLEPELCARLIALIDTNRRPSTVSDYNGDAAFRTSETCDLSADLAETEEVNRLVTAFTGLDPAHGEPLQGQRYEVGQEFKAHTDYFEPTGVDFEKFCSVAGQRTWTVMIYLNDVEAGGATRFKAIDKIIQPETGKLLAWSNLRPDGTPNPTTLHHAMKVRAGLKYVITKWFRERPWG
- a CDS encoding TonB-dependent receptor domain-containing protein, with the protein product MTKRLAFGTLLLVSTQLVSPAALAQDATTPPAAPAQTQPEAQAEPQAEETVDVSAPGFDADAGQEIVVTGRNIPNVIRATPQVVSVLSAEDIARTGEGDIAGALTRVTGLSVVGNGFVFVRGLGDRYSSSMLNGSPLPSPEPLKRTVPLDIFPTTIVGSALVQKTYSVNYPGEFGGGVINLTTRAVPEESFIQFGGSVAFDTVSTSELGYVYDGGRLDTLGYDTGERDVPDFIRSGGLTTPVFTSAQTASLTNAQTTLVEANYHIPPNWNGDVNFGHSVDVGSVRLGVIASASVSNTFRTRDAIQQDTTDTNGALRSDFRSVLTDNRAVVNGLLGFGAEFGEHKLRWTNVYIHDTLKQARMSAATVYPNSSGDLVLQQNTNWFERQLINTQIAGEFKFDDFKIDLRGSYANTERNAPYERYFSYRFDKTAAGGQGAWVNSLNRLGEGATIAFSELSEDLWSGQADIAYKLPTARPITVSAGYFYSDTQRESFRYDFRYRTYLGGGIDTPWSYLRPDLLLSYDSIMGACANPAGDGCIRLVNLSGAEGAAAYQANLRIHAGYLQAEGEIADGLRATVGVRYEDAEEKVTTSSAQFAGTTLANSYWLPAATVTWNFAPDMQLRLHGSKTIARPQFRELAPQVYRDFESDRLFFGNPQLRDSELKNFEARYEWFMPKGQRITVAGFYKDIKNPTEQVAFFPTNESPLQTGFSYAPSAKLYGAEFEAVKYIPLDTLGEGFFATRRLMLSLNYTYTQSEIKADDTLVPSPIQSGSGVARMLPANLIFRDGAPLTGQSDHLVNFQFGIEDTESLSQLTLLLNYASERVTNRGPNLLPDIIEKPGFRLDVVARQGFKVMGGEFEVKFEGRNLTGTKYNEYQDFGDNGLVYINRYRLGRVFSIGASAKF
- a CDS encoding HU family DNA-binding protein: MNKQELIATVADTAGLSKGDASKAVEAVFDAVTTALKKGDEVRLVGFGTFSVSKRKASTGRNPRTGEPMPIKASSQPKFKAGKGLKDAVN
- a CDS encoding M1 family metallopeptidase; the protein is MRGRGINQLLTAGLILLCSPALAQKGEPPITPVTMRSGGEIEPERAALKIEHVELDVRIDPERRFLSGLAQLTLSTRIAQTRLLIDLDKNFEVSEIIIDGAALKTGSWRNPDGRLVIDLPRPVAAGGRIVARIRYAGRPHEAVNAPWDDGIVWSSWQGKPWIATTAQGYGCDLFWPCLDFPAGEVPEIRLRITAPSGTKAIANGKLESVSPPVRGVGEWRWVAKNINPYLVAINIGPYGEIKGAYDSKFGNKVPLHLWHLTGKERQARGLFAEFAPTLDFFESVIGPFPFADEKLGVVETPHMGMEHQTANAYGNDYKKDETGFDWLFQHELAHEWFGNQMTAANWDDFWLHEGYGQYMQPLYGQWREGEARYAAMMAHQRKFVLNGKPLVSGKVRTSDDVYQAERGGPGQDIYYKGAWVLHTLRYLIGDKPFFDATRRLVYGRPDPKPGNFKPRFTSTPEFEQLMNAAGGRDLTWFFDIYLREAALPELIETRTGDTLNLQWKTPRTAPFPLPVEIAVNGETRKLAMAGGSETIRVPASAHVVIDPMARILRRSAAIEAMQRR
- the lon gene encoding endopeptidase La; this encodes MKSTYPVLPLRDIVVFPHMIVPLFVGRDKSVAALEAAMNDDKEIFLVAQLDPANDDPGRDDLYEIGVSAEVMQLLKLPDGTVRVLVAGKERGKLEGMEETGGFLTATVSPVDEKTVEGNEIQALMRSAVDQFENYAKLNRKLPAETAVQLGEIEEASRLADAIAGNIAVKVADKQSLLVETDPQKRLEMVFAFMEGELGVLQVEKKIRSRVKRQMEKTQREYYLNEQLKAIQRELGNEGEEGEGDEIAELTQKIATLKLSKEARAKAQGELKKLKTMAPMSAEATVVRNYLDVLLGLPWGKKSKLKKDLVEAEAVLDADHYGLEKVKDRIVEYLAVQARTNKLKGPILCLVGPPGVGKTSLGKSIAKATGREFIRQSLGGVRDEAEIRGHRRTYIGSLPGKVVSNLKKAGTSNPLFLLDEIDKLGQDFRGDPASALLEVLDPEQNSKFNDHYLEIDVDLSDVMFVTTANSLNLPQPLLDRMEIIRLEGYTEDEKVEIARRHLIEKQIEAHGLKEGEFTLTDEGLRALIQKYTREAGVRTLEREIAKLARKALRKILEGKAESVTITPDNLSEFAGVQKYRHGLGEDENQIGAVTGLAWTEVGGELLTIESVTVPGKGAIKTTGKLGDVMKESVEAAFSFIKARSPAYGIKPSIFARKDIHIHLPEGAVPKDGPSAGIGIVTAIVSTLTGVPVRKDVAMTGEVTLRGRVLPIGGLKEKLLAALRGGITTVLIPQENEKDLAEIPANIREGLTIVPVSHVDAVLKLALTEPLAAIDWTEADELAAQPPVSTSGSEPLRH